A window of Daphnia pulicaria isolate SC F1-1A chromosome 10, SC_F0-13Bv2, whole genome shotgun sequence contains these coding sequences:
- the LOC124314842 gene encoding uncharacterized protein LOC124314842 isoform X1 codes for MVDRGVYTLRGWLAFVSFLDFAQALRSWFDKDVFLGSYYKNYNSSTNITDLENLPLPSSSARLLIAYSIQNGSILLLSAFCIHHWSMAVMAMFSLLLKIVYLMLEALKFKSTPFNFHIIFPVIVDGITFIALTFSPKLLKKEILNDQENEEILKLCNGKPIYLPSKKKKHFN; via the exons ATGGTAGACAGAGGAGTCTACACTCTGAGAGGTTGGCTCGCTTTTGTGTCATTTTTAGATTTTGCTCAAGCTCTTCGTTCTTGGTTTGACAAGGATGTTTTCTTGGGGTCTTATTACAAAAACTACAATTCTTCAACTAACATTACAGACCTTGAAAATC TACCTCTACCATCCTCAAGTGCAAGACTCTTGATAGCTTACTCCATTCAAAATGGAAGCATTCTTTTACTTAGTGCCTTTTGCATTCACCACTGGTC gatggCAGTAATGGCAATGTTTTCCCTTT TATTGAAAATTGTGTACCTGATGCTGGAAGCATTGAAGTTTAAGAGTACTccattcaattttcatattatTTTCCCTGTTATAGTAGATG GCATTACATTTATTGCACTAACCTTTTCACCAAAATTGCTAAAGAAAGAGATATTAAATGaccaagaaaatgaagaaatcttGAAACTTTGCAACGGAAAACCGATCTACTTAccgtcaaagaagaagaaacacttTAACTGA
- the LOC124314842 gene encoding uncharacterized protein LOC124314842 isoform X2 → MVDRGVYTLRVPLPSSSARLLIAYSIQNGSILLLSAFCIHHWSMAVMAMFSLLLKIVYLMLEALKFKSTPFNFHIIFPVIVDGITFIALTFSPKLLKKEILNDQENEEILKLCNGKPIYLPSKKKKHFN, encoded by the exons ATGGTAGACAGAGGAGTCTACACTCTGAGAG TACCTCTACCATCCTCAAGTGCAAGACTCTTGATAGCTTACTCCATTCAAAATGGAAGCATTCTTTTACTTAGTGCCTTTTGCATTCACCACTGGTC gatggCAGTAATGGCAATGTTTTCCCTTT TATTGAAAATTGTGTACCTGATGCTGGAAGCATTGAAGTTTAAGAGTACTccattcaattttcatattatTTTCCCTGTTATAGTAGATG GCATTACATTTATTGCACTAACCTTTTCACCAAAATTGCTAAAGAAAGAGATATTAAATGaccaagaaaatgaagaaatcttGAAACTTTGCAACGGAAAACCGATCTACTTAccgtcaaagaagaagaaacacttTAACTGA